Genomic window ([Empedobacter] haloabium):
GTGCCAGCGGTCCGCGCGACGCGACGATGGTGTACGGCGGCGGCCCGCGTGACGACGCCCCGGTACGCCTGACTGCCGCCGTGCAGGAAGCGCCCGCGGCAACCGAACTGGTGTACCGCTAGGCAGCGGCTAACGAGGGATGCGTCCCGCAGGACAGCACATTGCATACAGAACAGAACATGGCAACAGCGCCGCAAACGACAACAACAAGAACGATGCAGGAACGCTTGAACGGCATCAGCGAGTCCGAACTCATCCTGGTGATCCGCAGCAGGGCTCTCAGGCGAATGCACATCGTTCAAAACGGGGAAGGGAAGTTTCGCATCATGGTCAACCTCAACAATCAGGAAGGAGAGTTAGCACTTGTAACTTTTCGCAAGACCCCCCGCGAATGGGCAAGCCTGGACCGGTTGGCCCGACACATACAGGAAAAGTACGGGGTTATCCCGACCATCACTCTGACTCTATCTTTAGGAGAAACAAGCAAATGAGCATGACCAAGAAAATTTCCGGCCTGATTGGCAAAGGCCGCGCCGCACTGGCCGGCAACAAGGCCGCGATGCGCGAAGCGGACCAGCGTGCCACCCGTTCGATGGTGCTGATGGCCGTCTGCGCCGCCGCCATCCTGCCGGGCGTGGCGATGGCGGCCGCGGCCGCGACGCCATGGGACAGCATGGGCACGCAGGTGCTGGCGATCTTCCAGAGCGGCCTGACCCGCACGATCGCCATTGTCAGCGTGATCGCTTGCGGTATCGCCGCGCTGGCGGGCAAGCTGTCGTGGGACTGGGCCATCAAGATCATCGTCGGCATCGTGCTGATCTTCGGCGGCACTGCCCTGGTTGACTTCCTGATCGACGCAACGAGCTAAGCGATGCAGGACGGCGCGCAAGAGGACGTTTATACCGACGAGCTGTTCGTCGGCCTGACGCGCCCCACCACCATGTGGGGCATCCCGTACACGGCATTCGTCATCGAGTTCATGGTGACCACGCTGGTGTTCCTCGCAGTCGGCAACCCGTTGTACCTGTTGCTGGCCGCGCCGATCCACGCGGTGCTGTACGCCATCACCGCGAGCAATCCCAAGGCGTTCGACGGCATGATGATGTGGCTGAAAACCGTCGGACGCTGCCGCAACAATCGCTTCTGGGGCGCGGCGAGCTTCTCGCCGCTGGCCCGCAAGAAGTGGGAACAGTAAGTGAAACCGCGTGCGCGGAAAGAGGACTAGCATGGGTGTTGGATTCAAATACGCCGACGCGTTGAAACAGGAAGAGTCGGTCGGTAAGCTCTTCATTCCCTACGCGGGGCACGTCACGCGCCAGGTCGTCAAGCTCAAGACCGGCGACTACATCACGACGTTCCGCATGCAGGGCGCCGCGCACGAGAGCGCGGACGTACGCGACATCAACATCTGGCACGATCAACTGAACAACCTGGCACGCAATATTGCCTCGCCCAACGTCGCGCTGTGGACCCACGTGGTGCGGCGCGAGTACGGCGAATTCCCGGGCGGCGAGTTCGCGCCCGGCTTCGCGCACGACCTGAACGAGAAGTACCGCGCCCACCTGGCGTCGCAGCGCAGCCTGATCAACGAGCTGTACGTCACCATCGTTTACCGGCCGCAGCCGGTCAAGGCGCTCAAGCTGTTCGACCTGCTGGGCAAGCGCGCCGCCGCCGAACTGGCCGAGCAGCAGCAGGGCGAGCTGGAGGCATTGCAGGAAATCGTCGACACGGCATTGGCCGGGCTCGACCGTTACGAACCCGAAGTGCTGGGCTGCTACGAGCACAACGGCATCATGTTTTCCGAGGTGCGCGAGTTCCTCGCGTTTCTCATCGACGGCGAATGGCGCCGCCAGCCGCTGACGTGGGCCGAGATGGCCGACAACCTGGCCACCGCGCGCCCCATGTTCGGCAAGGGTGGCCTGCTGGCACTGAAGGGGCCCACGCGCACCCAGTACGGCGCGATCCTGACGATCCAGGACTACGCGCCGATCACCTGCCCGGGCCTGATGAACGAACTGTTGCGCATGCCGTTCGAGTTCGTCCTGTCGCAGTCGTTCACGTTCCTGAGCCGGCCCGTGGCGCTGGCGCGGATGAAGCGCCAGCACGCGCGCATGACCAATGCGGGCGACGTGGCGACGTCGCAGGTCGATGCCATCGAGGATGCGATGGACGACCTGATGTCCGGCCGCATCGTGATGGGCGTGCACAACTTCGTGCTGCTGATCCGGGCCGACGAGCAGAAGGCGCTGGCCGACCACATCG
Coding sequences:
- a CDS encoding type IV secretion system protein VirB3 yields the protein MQDGAQEDVYTDELFVGLTRPTTMWGIPYTAFVIEFMVTTLVFLAVGNPLYLLLAAPIHAVLYAITASNPKAFDGMMMWLKTVGRCRNNRFWGAASFSPLARKKWEQ
- a CDS encoding TrbC/VirB2 family protein, whose product is MTKKISGLIGKGRAALAGNKAAMREADQRATRSMVLMAVCAAAILPGVAMAAAAATPWDSMGTQVLAIFQSGLTRTIAIVSVIACGIAALAGKLSWDWAIKIIVGIVLIFGGTALVDFLIDATS